In Sphingomonas sp. SORGH_AS_0950, the following are encoded in one genomic region:
- a CDS encoding TetR/AcrR family transcriptional regulator: MTAMPVGEGLNTERYRQKRDAILAAAAQAINEQSAKGMTFADVARRVGLNTTSVTYYFRRKEELAAAAFENTLERLLEMLATAAEEPTPQARVARYVSINMARLARIERGEETPFAVLSDLRAMEEPIRGRLMAGWQKVFRATRSLWGAPASRAHTDLYGARAHVLLENTFWLPVWLGRYEPDQYDRVEARLLDVLTHGVAARGSAWRPTLLDLEQHRASASEPGREAFLLAATRLINQLGYRGASVQRIASELNVTKGSFYHHLDAKDDLVAACYRRSFDTITGAQQLADAAGGSHWHRLSSAIATLLDIQFAERGPLLRTSALSSLAGDERAAMVERSNRIARRYAGTIMDGVAEGSMRPVDALIAAQALMALQNAAFDMRKWASTMERPHAIALYASTILYGLFDDRLLD; encoded by the coding sequence ATGACCGCGATGCCCGTCGGCGAAGGGCTGAATACCGAACGCTATCGCCAGAAGCGCGACGCCATCCTGGCGGCGGCGGCGCAGGCGATCAACGAACAGTCGGCCAAGGGCATGACCTTCGCCGATGTCGCGCGCCGGGTCGGGCTGAACACCACCAGCGTCACCTATTATTTCCGCCGCAAGGAGGAACTGGCCGCCGCCGCGTTCGAGAACACGCTCGAGCGGCTGCTGGAGATGCTGGCGACCGCCGCCGAGGAGCCGACGCCGCAGGCGCGGGTCGCACGCTATGTCTCGATCAACATGGCCCGGCTGGCGCGGATCGAGCGGGGCGAGGAAACGCCCTTCGCCGTGCTGTCGGACCTGCGCGCGATGGAGGAGCCCATTCGCGGCCGGTTGATGGCCGGGTGGCAGAAGGTCTTCCGCGCCACGCGCAGCCTGTGGGGCGCGCCCGCCAGCCGCGCGCATACCGACCTGTACGGTGCGCGGGCGCATGTCCTGCTCGAAAACACCTTCTGGCTGCCCGTATGGCTGGGCCGGTACGAACCCGACCAATATGACCGGGTGGAGGCGCGGCTGCTCGACGTGCTGACCCACGGCGTCGCGGCACGGGGATCGGCCTGGCGCCCCACCCTGCTCGACCTGGAACAGCACCGGGCCAGCGCGTCGGAGCCGGGGCGCGAAGCGTTCCTGCTGGCGGCGACGCGCCTGATCAACCAGCTCGGCTATCGCGGCGCCAGCGTGCAGCGGATCGCGTCCGAGCTGAACGTAACCAAGGGCAGCTTCTACCACCATCTCGACGCCAAGGACGATCTGGTCGCCGCCTGTTATCGCCGCAGCTTCGACACGATCACCGGCGCGCAGCAACTGGCCGATGCGGCGGGGGGCAGCCACTGGCACCGGCTGTCGAGCGCGATCGCCACGCTGCTCGACATCCAGTTCGCCGAGCGCGGGCCGCTGCTGCGCACCTCGGCGCTGTCCAGCCTGGCGGGGGACGAGCGCGCCGCGATGGTCGAACGGTCCAACCGGATCGCCCGCCGCTATGCGGGGACGATCATGGACGGGGTGGCCGAGGGCTCGATGCGCCCGGTCGATGCGCTGATCGCCGCACAAGCGTTGATGGCGCTCCAGAATGCCGCCTTCGACATGCGCAAATGGGCCAGCACCATGGAGCGGCCGCATGCGATCGCGCTCTATGCCTCGACCATCCTCTACGGCCTGTTCGACGACCGGCTGCTGGACTGA
- a CDS encoding ca2+ sensor protein, whose translation MRKTLIGLSFAALLGSTAAYAQGDMPPPPPGGMMGARPDANGNITRAAAIADADRRFADMDADHDGTVTPEEMQAYHARRRAEWQQRRAEGPRPHGERPEGERPGRPAPGPITADAFRARALAMFDRLDTNHDGRIDATERAAAPRFGGRRFGHDRPGDLPPPPQPAPQDH comes from the coding sequence ATGCGAAAGACCCTGATCGGCCTTTCCTTCGCCGCGCTGCTCGGCAGCACCGCCGCCTATGCCCAAGGCGACATGCCCCCTCCCCCGCCCGGCGGCATGATGGGCGCGCGCCCCGACGCGAACGGCAATATCACCCGCGCCGCCGCCATCGCCGACGCCGACCGGCGCTTCGCCGACATGGATGCCGATCATGACGGCACGGTCACGCCCGAGGAAATGCAGGCCTATCACGCCCGGCGTCGCGCCGAATGGCAGCAGCGCCGCGCCGAAGGGCCCCGCCCCCATGGTGAGCGCCCCGAGGGCGAGCGTCCCGGTCGGCCCGCACCGGGACCGATCACCGCCGATGCGTTCCGGGCGCGCGCGCTCGCCATGTTCGACCGGCTGGACACCAATCACGACGGCAGGATCGACGCGACCGAACGCGCCGCCGCGCCGCGTTTCGGCGGCCGCCGCTTCGGCCATGACCGTCCGGGCGACCTGCCCCCTCCCCCTCAGCCTGCACCGCAGGACCACTGA
- a CDS encoding response regulator, with the protein MSDTPHLLLVDDERSIREPLAVYLTKQGFRVTQAGDAASARTRLAAYAIDLVILDIMMPGEDGLSLCRHIAATSEVPVILLTARAEETDRIVGLEMGADDYVVKPFSPRELATRAKVVLRRTQSGGARLHAPDSGSYAFAGWVLKSGERSLVDREGVSVMLSTGEYNLLLALVSRPRQVLTRDQLLDLTQGREAAAFDRAIDNQVSRLRRKIETDPKSPEIIKTVWGGGYTLAAEVTRL; encoded by the coding sequence ATGTCCGATACGCCGCATTTGCTGCTCGTCGACGACGAGCGTTCGATCCGCGAGCCGCTGGCCGTCTATCTGACCAAACAGGGTTTCCGCGTGACCCAGGCGGGCGATGCCGCCTCGGCCCGGACGCGGCTGGCCGCCTATGCGATCGACCTCGTCATCCTCGACATCATGATGCCCGGCGAGGACGGCCTGTCGCTGTGCCGCCATATCGCCGCGACCAGCGAGGTGCCGGTCATCCTGCTGACCGCGCGCGCCGAGGAAACCGACCGCATCGTCGGGCTGGAGATGGGCGCGGACGATTATGTGGTGAAGCCCTTCTCGCCGCGCGAACTGGCGACCCGCGCCAAGGTCGTGCTGCGCCGGACCCAGTCCGGTGGCGCGCGGCTGCATGCGCCCGACAGCGGCTCCTATGCCTTTGCGGGCTGGGTGCTGAAATCGGGCGAGCGGTCGCTGGTCGATCGCGAGGGGGTGTCGGTGATGCTGTCGACCGGCGAATACAACCTCCTCCTCGCGCTGGTCAGCCGCCCGCGCCAGGTGCTGACCCGCGACCAGCTGCTCGACCTGACGCAAGGGCGCGAGGCCGCCGCGTTCGACCGCGCGATCGACAACCAGGTCAGCCGCCTGCGCCGCAAGATCGAGACCGATCCCAAATCGCCCGAGATCATCAAGACGGTCTGGGGCGGCGGCTATACGCTGGCCGCCGAGGTCACCCGCCTGTGA